The Halichoerus grypus chromosome 15, mHalGry1.hap1.1, whole genome shotgun sequence genome includes a window with the following:
- the ZDHHC1 gene encoding palmitoyltransferase ZDHHC1 isoform X11, whose protein sequence is MYKMNICNKPSNKTAPEKSVWTAPAQARRVSPELQGQRSRRNGWSWPPHPLQIVAWLLYLFFAVVGFGVLVPLLPHHWVPTGYACMGAIFAGHLVVHLTAVSIDPADANVRDKSYAGPLPIFNRSQHAHVIEDLHCNLCDVDVSARSKHCSACNKCVCGFDHHCKWLNNCVGERNYRLLPSWPWPPYSSFWACFPQPCWATCSASTFISCGTSSPPMSTSCSIACHRRQRGPTGSSSHVPPRCGPFSLSQFFATRGQVEPPPPSSLETQALPPRIRPQKKRKRRVYKVPTSGTLDPESPLPRLPVPRAPGRSSSSPSDFAGASPVHAAGPAGAYHSASAESMDEIPVAQTRLGSAALAAPGGRGRETGLALQVRAPAVFVSPSSGEPGARGGPEAGLA, encoded by the exons atgtacaaG aTGAACATCTGCAACAAGCCCTCCAACAAGACAGCCCCCGAGAAGAGTGTGTGGACAGCGCCTGCCCAGGCCCGCAGAGTGTCCCCCGAGCTGCAGGGCCAGCGGTCGCGCCGGAACGGGTGGAGCTGGCCCCCTCACCCTCTCCAGATTGTGGCTTGGCTGCTGTACCTCTTCTTCGCTGTCGTTGGCTTTGGGGTCCTTGTTCCCCTCCTGCCTCACCACTGGGTGCCCACTGGCTATGCT TGCATGGGCGCCATCTTTGCCGGCCACCTCGTGGTTCACCTGACCGCTGTCTCCATCGATCCAGCAGATGCCAACGTGCGGGACAAGAGCTATGCAGGGCCCCTGCCCATCTTCAACCGCAGCCAACACGCACACGTCATTGAAGATCTGCACTGCAACCTGTGCGACGTAGATGT GAGCGCTCGCTCCAAGCACTGCAGCGCCTGCAACAAGTGCGTGTGCGGTTTTGACCACCACTGCAAGTGGCTCAACAACTGCGTGGGCGAGAGGAACTACCG GCTCCTGCCATCCTGGCCCTGGCCGCCCTACTCATCCTTCTGGGCCTGCTTTCCACAGCCCTGCTGGGCCACCTGTTCTGCTTCCACATTTATCTCA TGTGGCACAAGCTCACCACCTATGAGTACATCGTGCAGCATCGCCTGCCACAGGAGGCAAAGGGGGCCCACAGGGAGCTCGAGTCATGTCCCCCCAAGATGCGGCCCATTCAG TCTTTCCCAGTTCTTTGCCACCCGAGGCCAAGTGGAacccccaccaccctcctccctAGAGACTCAGGCTCTGCCCCCCCGGATCCGACCCCAG aAAAAGAGGAAGCGGCGTGTGTATAAGGTGCCAACCTCTGGGACCTTGGACCCTGAATCGCCGCTGCCCAGGCTGCCGG TGCCCCGGGCCCCAGGCCGCAGCTCCAGCTCGCCATCGGACTTCGCCGGCGCGAGCCCAGTGCATGCCGCTGGGCCTGCAGGCGCCTACCACTCGGCGTCGGCCGAGTCCATGGACGAGATTCCAGTGGCCCAGACGCGCCTGGGCAGCGCCGCTCTGGCCGCCCCGGGGGGCAGGGGCCGAGAGACCGGGCTGGCGCTGCAGGTGCGTGCGCCCGCGGTTTTCGTGAGCCCGAGCAGCGGCGAGCCCGGGGCGCGGGGCGGCCCGGAGGCTGGCCTGGCTTAG
- the ZDHHC1 gene encoding palmitoyltransferase ZDHHC1 isoform X6 produces MYKMNICNKPSNKTAPEKSVWTAPAQARRVSPELQGQRSRRNGWSWPPHPLQIVAWLLYLFFAVVGFGVLVPLLPHHWVPTGYACMGAIFAGHLVVHLTAVSIDPADANVRDKSYAGPLPIFNRSQHAHVIEDLHCNLCDVDVSARSKHCSACNKCVCGFDHHCKWLNNCVGERNYRLLPSWPWPPYSSFWACFPQPCWATCSASTFISCGTSSPPMSTSCSIACHRRQRGPTGSSSHVPPRCGPFRMGYCIQDGVGSGPRRPWIHTWPPSLPDPHLPQEMEFYMRTFSHVRPEPPGQARPATVNANLSQFFATRGQVEPPPPSSLETQALPPRIRPQKKRKRRVYKVPTSGTLDPESPLPRLPVPRAPGRSSSSPSDFAGASPVHAAGPAGAYHSASAESMDEIPVAQTRLGSAALAAPGGRGRETGLALQVRAPAVFVSPSSGEPGARGGPEAGLA; encoded by the exons atgtacaaG aTGAACATCTGCAACAAGCCCTCCAACAAGACAGCCCCCGAGAAGAGTGTGTGGACAGCGCCTGCCCAGGCCCGCAGAGTGTCCCCCGAGCTGCAGGGCCAGCGGTCGCGCCGGAACGGGTGGAGCTGGCCCCCTCACCCTCTCCAGATTGTGGCTTGGCTGCTGTACCTCTTCTTCGCTGTCGTTGGCTTTGGGGTCCTTGTTCCCCTCCTGCCTCACCACTGGGTGCCCACTGGCTATGCT TGCATGGGCGCCATCTTTGCCGGCCACCTCGTGGTTCACCTGACCGCTGTCTCCATCGATCCAGCAGATGCCAACGTGCGGGACAAGAGCTATGCAGGGCCCCTGCCCATCTTCAACCGCAGCCAACACGCACACGTCATTGAAGATCTGCACTGCAACCTGTGCGACGTAGATGT GAGCGCTCGCTCCAAGCACTGCAGCGCCTGCAACAAGTGCGTGTGCGGTTTTGACCACCACTGCAAGTGGCTCAACAACTGCGTGGGCGAGAGGAACTACCG GCTCCTGCCATCCTGGCCCTGGCCGCCCTACTCATCCTTCTGGGCCTGCTTTCCACAGCCCTGCTGGGCCACCTGTTCTGCTTCCACATTTATCTCA TGTGGCACAAGCTCACCACCTATGAGTACATCGTGCAGCATCGCCTGCCACAGGAGGCAAAGGGGGCCCACAGGGAGCTCGAGTCATGTCCCCCCAAGATGCGGCCCATTCAG GATGGGGTATTGTATACAGGATGGAGTAGGCTCAGGACCCAGAAGGCCTTGGATCCACACCTGGCCCCCCAGCCTCCCTgacccccaccttccccaggagATGGAGTTCTACATGCGGACCTTCAGCCACGTGCGCCCAGAGCCCCCTGGCCAGGCCAGGCCTGCCACAGTGAATGCCAA TCTTTCCCAGTTCTTTGCCACCCGAGGCCAAGTGGAacccccaccaccctcctccctAGAGACTCAGGCTCTGCCCCCCCGGATCCGACCCCAG aAAAAGAGGAAGCGGCGTGTGTATAAGGTGCCAACCTCTGGGACCTTGGACCCTGAATCGCCGCTGCCCAGGCTGCCGG TGCCCCGGGCCCCAGGCCGCAGCTCCAGCTCGCCATCGGACTTCGCCGGCGCGAGCCCAGTGCATGCCGCTGGGCCTGCAGGCGCCTACCACTCGGCGTCGGCCGAGTCCATGGACGAGATTCCAGTGGCCCAGACGCGCCTGGGCAGCGCCGCTCTGGCCGCCCCGGGGGGCAGGGGCCGAGAGACCGGGCTGGCGCTGCAGGTGCGTGCGCCCGCGGTTTTCGTGAGCCCGAGCAGCGGCGAGCCCGGGGCGCGGGGCGGCCCGGAGGCTGGCCTGGCTTAG
- the ZDHHC1 gene encoding palmitoyltransferase ZDHHC1 isoform X9 — translation MYKMNICNKPSNKTAPEKSVWTAPAQARRVSPELQGQRSRRNGWSWPPHPLQIVAWLLYLFFAVVGFGVLVPLLPHHWVPTGYACMGAIFAGHLVVHLTAVSIDPADANVRDKSYAGPLPIFNRSQHAHVIEDLHCNLCDVDVSARSKHCSACNKCVCGFDHHCKWLNNCVGERNYRLFLHSVASALLGVLLLVLVATYVFVEFFVNPMRLRTNHHFEVLKNHTDVWFVFLPAAPVETQAPAILALAALLILLGLLSTALLGHLFCFHIYLRDGVLHADLQPRAPRAPWPGQACHSECQKKRKRRVYKVPTSGTLDPESPLPRLPVPRAPGRSSSSPSDFAGASPVHAAGPAGAYHSASAESMDEIPVAQTRLGSAALAAPGGRGRETGLALQVRAPAVFVSPSSGEPGARGGPEAGLA, via the exons atgtacaaG aTGAACATCTGCAACAAGCCCTCCAACAAGACAGCCCCCGAGAAGAGTGTGTGGACAGCGCCTGCCCAGGCCCGCAGAGTGTCCCCCGAGCTGCAGGGCCAGCGGTCGCGCCGGAACGGGTGGAGCTGGCCCCCTCACCCTCTCCAGATTGTGGCTTGGCTGCTGTACCTCTTCTTCGCTGTCGTTGGCTTTGGGGTCCTTGTTCCCCTCCTGCCTCACCACTGGGTGCCCACTGGCTATGCT TGCATGGGCGCCATCTTTGCCGGCCACCTCGTGGTTCACCTGACCGCTGTCTCCATCGATCCAGCAGATGCCAACGTGCGGGACAAGAGCTATGCAGGGCCCCTGCCCATCTTCAACCGCAGCCAACACGCACACGTCATTGAAGATCTGCACTGCAACCTGTGCGACGTAGATGT GAGCGCTCGCTCCAAGCACTGCAGCGCCTGCAACAAGTGCGTGTGCGGTTTTGACCACCACTGCAAGTGGCTCAACAACTGCGTGGGCGAGAGGAACTACCG GCTCTTTCTACACAGTGTGGCATCTGCCTTACTGGGTGTCCTGCTCCTCGTGCTGGTGGCCACTTATGTCTTTGTGGAGTTCTTTGTCAACCCCATGCGGCTGCGCACCAATCACCACTTTGAAG TGCTGAAGAATCACACAGATGTGTGGTTTGTGTTCCTGCCCGCTGCCCCTGTGGAGACACAGGCTCCTGCCATCCTGGCCCTGGCCGCCCTACTCATCCTTCTGGGCCTGCTTTCCACAGCCCTGCTGGGCCACCTGTTCTGCTTCCACATTTATCTCA gagATGGAGTTCTACATGCGGACCTTCAGCCACGTGCGCCCAGAGCCCCCTGGCCAGGCCAGGCCTGCCACAGTGAATGCCAA aAAAAGAGGAAGCGGCGTGTGTATAAGGTGCCAACCTCTGGGACCTTGGACCCTGAATCGCCGCTGCCCAGGCTGCCGG TGCCCCGGGCCCCAGGCCGCAGCTCCAGCTCGCCATCGGACTTCGCCGGCGCGAGCCCAGTGCATGCCGCTGGGCCTGCAGGCGCCTACCACTCGGCGTCGGCCGAGTCCATGGACGAGATTCCAGTGGCCCAGACGCGCCTGGGCAGCGCCGCTCTGGCCGCCCCGGGGGGCAGGGGCCGAGAGACCGGGCTGGCGCTGCAGGTGCGTGCGCCCGCGGTTTTCGTGAGCCCGAGCAGCGGCGAGCCCGGGGCGCGGGGCGGCCCGGAGGCTGGCCTGGCTTAG
- the ZDHHC1 gene encoding palmitoyltransferase ZDHHC1 isoform X10, protein MYKMNICNKPSNKTAPEKSVWTAPAQARRVSPELQGQRSRRNGWSWPPHPLQIVAWLLYLFFAVVGFGVLVPLLPHHWVPTGYACMGAIFAGHLVVHLTAVSIDPADANVRDKSYAGPLPIFNRSQHAHVIEDLHCNLCDVDVSARSKHCSACNKCVCGFDHHCKWLNNCVGERNYRLFLHSVASALLGVLLLVLVATYVFVEFFVNPMRLRTNHHFEVLKNHTDVWFVFLPAAPVETQAPAILALAALLILLGLLSTALLGHLFCFHIYLMWHKLTTYEYIVQHRLPQEAKGAHRELESCPPKMRPIQDGVGSGPRRPWIHTWPPSLPDPHLPQEMEFYMRTFSHVRPEPPGQARPATVNAKKRGSGVCIRCQPLGPWTLNRRCPGCRPWGWDSLSLWRPRNRG, encoded by the exons atgtacaaG aTGAACATCTGCAACAAGCCCTCCAACAAGACAGCCCCCGAGAAGAGTGTGTGGACAGCGCCTGCCCAGGCCCGCAGAGTGTCCCCCGAGCTGCAGGGCCAGCGGTCGCGCCGGAACGGGTGGAGCTGGCCCCCTCACCCTCTCCAGATTGTGGCTTGGCTGCTGTACCTCTTCTTCGCTGTCGTTGGCTTTGGGGTCCTTGTTCCCCTCCTGCCTCACCACTGGGTGCCCACTGGCTATGCT TGCATGGGCGCCATCTTTGCCGGCCACCTCGTGGTTCACCTGACCGCTGTCTCCATCGATCCAGCAGATGCCAACGTGCGGGACAAGAGCTATGCAGGGCCCCTGCCCATCTTCAACCGCAGCCAACACGCACACGTCATTGAAGATCTGCACTGCAACCTGTGCGACGTAGATGT GAGCGCTCGCTCCAAGCACTGCAGCGCCTGCAACAAGTGCGTGTGCGGTTTTGACCACCACTGCAAGTGGCTCAACAACTGCGTGGGCGAGAGGAACTACCG GCTCTTTCTACACAGTGTGGCATCTGCCTTACTGGGTGTCCTGCTCCTCGTGCTGGTGGCCACTTATGTCTTTGTGGAGTTCTTTGTCAACCCCATGCGGCTGCGCACCAATCACCACTTTGAAG TGCTGAAGAATCACACAGATGTGTGGTTTGTGTTCCTGCCCGCTGCCCCTGTGGAGACACAGGCTCCTGCCATCCTGGCCCTGGCCGCCCTACTCATCCTTCTGGGCCTGCTTTCCACAGCCCTGCTGGGCCACCTGTTCTGCTTCCACATTTATCTCA TGTGGCACAAGCTCACCACCTATGAGTACATCGTGCAGCATCGCCTGCCACAGGAGGCAAAGGGGGCCCACAGGGAGCTCGAGTCATGTCCCCCCAAGATGCGGCCCATTCAG GATGGAGTAGGCTCAGGACCCAGAAGGCCTTGGATCCACACCTGGCCCCCCAGCCTCCCTgacccccaccttccccaggagATGGAGTTCTACATGCGGACCTTCAGCCACGTGCGCCCAGAGCCCCCTGGCCAGGCCAGGCCTGCCACAGTGAATGCCAA aAAAAGAGGAAGCGGCGTGTGTATAAGGTGCCAACCTCTGGGACCTTGGACCCTGAATCGCCGCTGCCCAGGCTGCCGG CCCTGGGGGTGGGACTCGCTGTCTCTATGGAGACCGAGAAACAGGGGATAA